From one Streptomyces sp. N50 genomic stretch:
- a CDS encoding nucleotide-binding protein, with amino-acid sequence MSEGHTFGDNNQIITGGKNRGLGYNYHAAPETSAAEPGTSEQASGQPSVPPPAGHDRGRSVFVVHGRDEEVRAAMFGLLRRLDLRPLEWEELVRATGKTSPFLGEVVMNAPAQAQAALVLLTPDDVAKLHPHLLGNRERDDETQLTGQPRQNVLIELGMVLMAYPERTVIVEVGRLRHVADTAGINVIRFDGTEASLAKISARLRLAGCQLDDTGPEWRETRHFQNLSAYRRLA; translated from the coding sequence ATGAGCGAGGGCCATACGTTCGGGGACAACAACCAGATCATCACCGGCGGGAAGAACAGGGGCCTCGGCTACAACTACCATGCGGCGCCCGAGACTTCGGCCGCCGAGCCCGGGACCTCCGAGCAGGCGTCCGGGCAGCCGTCCGTACCGCCGCCCGCCGGGCACGACCGCGGCCGTAGCGTCTTCGTCGTGCACGGCCGGGACGAGGAGGTGCGCGCGGCGATGTTCGGACTGCTGCGCCGGCTCGACCTACGGCCCCTGGAGTGGGAGGAGTTGGTGCGGGCCACCGGCAAGACCTCGCCCTTCCTCGGCGAGGTCGTCATGAACGCACCGGCGCAGGCGCAGGCGGCCCTGGTCCTGCTCACCCCCGACGACGTCGCCAAGCTCCACCCGCACCTCCTCGGCAACCGCGAGCGGGACGACGAGACCCAACTCACCGGCCAGCCGCGGCAGAACGTCCTGATCGAGCTGGGCATGGTGCTGATGGCCTACCCCGAGCGGACCGTCATCGTGGAGGTCGGCCGGCTGCGGCACGTCGCCGACACCGCGGGCATCAACGTCATCCGGTTCGACGGCACGGAGGCCTCCCTCGCGAAGATCTCCGCCCGGTTGCGGCTGGCCGGCTGCCAACTCGACGACACCGGACCGGAATGGCGCGAGACCCGGCACTTCCAGAATCTCTCCGCGTATCGCAGGCTCGCCTGA
- a CDS encoding alpha/beta fold hydrolase, which translates to MAARPTPLLFVPGYWHGSWCWSDVIAHVAAAGHPALAVDLAGHGLRARRPACLTGRPFDPAALATEVSPVADVDLDQAADLLVSQIERLGHGAPVTVVAHSMGGTVLTRAAQRHPELIAHAVYLTAFMPASDIPAVTYIQSPENAGELIGPSLQADPAAIGALRLDLASNDAAYRQQLRDAFFGDVDRAVADAAIGLLTPDAPVGIALGATGLTREGWGSVPRTYVTCARDMAIRPALQQRFIAEADAAFPDNTTSVVALDASHSPFLSLPGRVADIVTKLT; encoded by the coding sequence ATGGCCGCCAGACCGACCCCCTTGCTGTTCGTCCCCGGCTACTGGCACGGCTCCTGGTGCTGGAGCGACGTCATCGCCCACGTGGCGGCGGCCGGCCACCCGGCTCTCGCCGTGGACCTGGCCGGCCACGGGCTGCGCGCCCGGCGGCCGGCGTGCCTCACCGGGCGCCCGTTCGACCCGGCGGCCCTGGCCACGGAGGTCTCGCCGGTCGCCGATGTCGACCTCGACCAGGCAGCCGACCTGCTCGTTTCACAGATCGAGCGGCTCGGGCACGGGGCACCGGTCACCGTGGTGGCCCACAGCATGGGCGGCACGGTCCTGACGCGGGCCGCCCAGCGACACCCCGAACTGATCGCTCACGCGGTGTACTTGACCGCGTTCATGCCGGCCTCGGACATCCCGGCCGTCACCTACATCCAGAGCCCCGAGAACGCCGGTGAGCTGATCGGCCCCTCCCTCCAGGCCGATCCCGCCGCGATCGGAGCTCTGCGCCTCGACCTCGCGTCGAACGACGCCGCCTACCGTCAGCAGCTGCGGGACGCGTTCTTCGGAGACGTCGACCGAGCCGTCGCCGATGCCGCCATCGGGCTGCTGACCCCCGACGCCCCGGTCGGCATCGCCCTGGGCGCCACCGGCCTGACCCGCGAGGGCTGGGGCTCCGTTCCCCGCACCTACGTGACCTGCGCACGGGACATGGCCATCCGGCCGGCCCTGCAGCAGAGGTTCATCGCGGAAGCCGACGCCGCCTTCCCGGACAACACGACCTCCGTCGTGGCCCTCGACGCGTCCCACTCACCGTTCCTGTCCCTGCCCGGGCGGGTGGCGGACATCGTCACGAAACTGACCTGA